The proteins below are encoded in one region of Fulvia fulva chromosome 9, complete sequence:
- a CDS encoding Cytochrome P450 monooxygenase virE has product MAYISFLLAIAALAVVGFFLLTSNSRPTPRKGSEYPPGPPGRLLVGNLPDIPAKHSWLKFKEWSDRYGPLFRFSVAGKDHYVASTEKVANDLLRERGGIYSSREQLPAAVKLLSNDLRPLFWPYNDTWRDGRKVMHQVTNATVVGNYQQTQTLESARMLRDLIKDPSRYEHWFERYSSGIIFRLAFGKTVQTGDEDIVRQIIEVVHTVERVASPGAYLVDVFPFLMNLPRAIAPFKKELEGLHQRDLRLFRKLLHDVRDEMKAGTAPQCWFRDYLERKSDFKLSEDEAAYVIGTLFEAGAGTTAAAMMSFLLAIVLHPQWLTKLQTEVDSVCGPTRLPTLDDMPHLPLVRAVIKEVLRWRPVTAGGVPHYSIRDDVYNGIFIPAGTNVHANQWAIHREAALYPDPETFKPERWLDPSYPTYREPLTTYPNMHNYSAFGFGRRICPGRNIAERSLYLQVARVAWMCDVRKKRDGEGREIVPPWYDYTAGFNVQPNWFPFEVEARSEERLRVLEGEIEVNRRSDPLLGR; this is encoded by the exons ATGGCATACATATCTTTCCTCCTCGCCATCGCCGCACTCGCCGTGGTGGGCTTCTTTCTCCTCACATCAAACAGCCGTCCCACGCCGCGGAAGGGCAGCGAGTATCCTCCCGGTCCTCCTGGAAGACTGCTCGTGGGTAATTTGCCAGATATACCGGCGAAGCATTCGTGGTTGAAGTTCAAAGAGTGGTCGGATCGGTATGGACCGCTTTTCAGGTTTAGTGTTGCGGGCAAGGATCATTATGTTGCGTCGACTGAGAAGGTGGCGAATGATTTACTTCGTGAGAGAGGTGGGATTTATTCAAGTCGAGAGCAGTTGCCGGCTGCCGTGAAATTGTTGTCGAATGATTTGAGGCCGTTGTTTTGGCCTTACAATG ATACCTGGCGTGATGGACGTAAAGTCATGCACCAAGTCACGAACGCCACCGTTGTTGGCAACTACCAACAGACCCAAACCCTCGAATCAGCAAGAATGCTCCGTGACCTGATCAAGGATCCCAGCAGATACGAACACTGGTTCGAGCGATACTCCTCCGGCATTATCTTCCGCCTAGCATTCGGCAAGACTGTTCAAACTGGCGACGAGGACATTGTGCGACAGATCATTGAGGTAGTGCACACTGTTGAGCGCGTTGCTTCGCCTGGTGCATATCTTGTTGATGTATTTCCATTCCTGATGAACCTTCCAAGAGCGATAGCACCGTTCAAGAAGGAGCTTGAAGGATTGCATCAACGAGATCTGAGGCTTTTTAGGAAGCTGTTGCATGATGTTAGGGACGAGATGAAGGCTGGTACTGCGCCACAGTGTTGGTTTCGAGATTATCTGGAGAGGAAGTCGGATTTCAAGCTCAGTGAGGATGAGGCGGCGTATGTGATCGGAACGCTGTTTGAAGCTGGTGCAG GAACAACAGCAGCAGCAATGATGTCCTTCCTCCTCGCCATAGTCCTGCACCCCCAGTGGCTAACCAAGCTCCAAACCGAAGTCGACTCAGTCTGCGGCCCAACCCGCCTCCCAACCCTCGACGACATGCCCCACCTCCCCCTTGTCCGCGCCGTAATCAAAGAAGTCCTCCGCTGGCGCCCCGTAACCGCCGGCGGAGTCCCCCACTACTCCATCCGCGACGACGTCTACAACGGCATCTTCATTCCCGCCGGCACCAACGTCCACGCAAACCAATGGGCCATCCACCGCGAAGCAGCTTTATACCCAGATCCGGAGACCTTCAAACCCGAACGATGGCTGGATCCATCGTATCCAACATATCGGGAACCGCTCACGACGTATCCGAATATGCATAACTATTCGGCGTTTGGGTTTGGGAGGAGGATTTGTCCGGGTCGGAATATTGCGGAGAGGAGTTTGTATTTGCAGGTTGCGAGGGTGGCTTGGATGTGCGATGTGAGGAAGAAGAGGGATGGGGAGGGTAGGGAGATTGTGCCGCCGTGGTATGATTATACTGCTGGGTTTAATGTGCAGCCGAATTGGTTTCCGTTTGAGGTGGAGGCGAGGAGCGAGGAGAGGTTGCGGGTTTTGGAGGGGGAGATTGAGGTGAATAGGAGGAGTGATCCGTTGTTGGGGAGATGA